One Silene latifolia isolate original U9 population chromosome 4, ASM4854445v1, whole genome shotgun sequence DNA segment encodes these proteins:
- the LOC141652265 gene encoding tyrosine--tRNA ligase 1, cytoplasmic-like, with protein MKRKSKPVILSHYMLPGLQQGQEKMANSEASYSAIFMDDDQVEVNVKIKKAYCPPKVVKGNPYLEYLKYILFPWFNELSVERKAEFSGAKYFYYMNAYLKRIGKQEST; from the exons ATGAAAAGAAAGAGCAAGCCTGTTATATTGTCACACT ACATGCTTCCAGGCTTGCAACAAGGGCAAGAAAAGATGGCAAATTCTGAAGCATCATATTCCGCAATCTTCATGGATGATGATCAG GTTGAAGTTAATGTGAAAATTAAAAAGGCTTATTGCCCCCCAAAAGTAGTTAAAGGAAATCCTTATCTGGAATACCTGAAATACATTTTGTTCCCATGGTTCAATGAGTTATCTGTTGAACGCAAAGCTGAATTTAGTGGAGCTAA GTACTTTTACTACATGAATGCATACTTGAAGAGGATAGGCAAACAAGAATCAACATGA